In Canis lupus baileyi chromosome 15, mCanLup2.hap1, whole genome shotgun sequence, one genomic interval encodes:
- the CFAP96 gene encoding cilia-and flagella-associated protein 96, translating to MPAEGGKTDMERIGLFSEMEYVTVGDKYLSSFNRPFNEAASKNKQMLPGGSKEMSNLQAGYFDPHFVRIFEGEGYVNLNQVRRRHMMEEAKKNLGKAFLPSSGEKKPCGLGSYYGTIGGPVPFFSAQSKPREKYEAPGKNLYTNPGKKGTGYGYANVTIGKQFSHSADFYDAPKLNFKKENEEHHRLVKGTPFKLNLYPREYFDTNPYLFENPLPPIKKIEKKELLTHPFKPSSPGKKAGGMKAGTFDPYPSHSADPYVVKLSSQISSKGAKIFHPPSGPKSRPVESIMTLNVKRALNMKNYKTASVQSY from the exons ATGCCTgcagaaggagggaaaactgaCATGGAGAGGATTGGCCTCTTCAGTGAGATGGAATATGTTACTGTTGGTGACAAATACTTGTCATCATTTAACC gacccTTTAATGAGGCtgcaagcaaaaataaacagatgCTACCTGGGGGATCCAAAGAAATGTCAAATCTCCAGGCAGGTTATTTTGATCCCCATTTTGTAAGGATATTTGAAGGTGAAGGCTATGTAAATCTGAATCAAGTGAGGAGACGGCATATGATGGaagaagccaaaaaaaatctAGGCAAAGCCTTCCTCCCTAGTAGTGGAGAAAAAAAGCC ATGTGGTTTAGGAAGCTACTATGGAACAATAGGTGGTCCAGTGCCATTCTTCAGTGCACAGTCAAAACCCAGAGAAAAATATGAGGCACCTGGAAAGAATTTGTACACAAACCCGGGAAAGAAAGGAACTGGATATGG CTATGCAAATGTTACCATAGGTAAACAGTTTTCACACTCTGCTGATTTCTATGATGCACCCAAACttaattttaag AAGGAGAATGAAGAACACCATCGTTTAGTTAAAGGAACACctttcaaattaaatctttacCCAAGAGAATATTTTGATACTAATCCTTATTTGTTTGAGAATCCTTTaccaccaattaaaaaaatagagaagaaagaattACTTACACACCCCTTTAAGCCCTCTTCTCCTGGTAAAAAg gcAGGTGGAATGAAGGCAGGAACATTTGACCCTTATCCTTCACATTCTGCTGACCCTTATGTGGTTAAGTTGTCAAGCCAGATTTCCAGCAAAGGTGCTAAGATTTTCCATCCACCAAGTGGACCAAAGAGCAGACCAGTTGAAAGTATAATGACTTTGAATGTCAAAAG gGCACTAAATATGAAGAACTACAAGACTGCTTCAGTCCAGTCCTATTAG